GAAATGCGGATTTCTTTGTTCTCGTTGTTGAACATTGTTTTTTGTATCAAGTTATTAAAAAAATCTTTTATTCATCACAAAAAGACTAAAGAATATTGTGAGATTTAGACGATATTCATATAACTGATTTTATCATTCGGAAAGTTTTCTGATAAACGTATTCTGGGTTCTGGTTTAGAAGAGTAGTGTTGACTTAAATCCTAGATGAAAACGGAGGACTTTGTCCCTCCTGCGGCTGTCAGGAGGCAAGTAGCAATAACCTTGATTGAAAGAGATCTGCAAATATTTCGTACGGAGTCCTGGACTTTAAAAAAGGTCCTTTGTCTTTGTTCTTTCAAATTTGTTCTTTTTTATCGGGGTCCTTTGCAATAGACTACTGCTCGGACTAATCAACTAGTAAACATTGTAAAGGTATAGTAATGGAATGGCTATAGTATAGTATAAGGAATAGGCCAGATACAGTGGAGAATAGGTGGAGTAAAGGTGGACTATACGTGGATGATAGGTGGAGTTATAAAAAAAATGAAATTATTTTAATAGGTTTGTCCTATACTAGATTTACTTGACAAATTTGGACGGTAATTACTAATTTTGGTTTACAATTTATATTATTTTCCCGATATTACTTTACACTAAATTTTATTTTCCTGATTTCACTTTACCATGCATTACTTGATGCATGTTTTGCTTGTGGTGTTTGAAGCTGGCAAGAGAAGTGGGGTCTGATCTGGTTATAACTGATAATTGCGTTTTCTACTGCATCTTTAGCTTTTTGGTATGAGTCAAAAGATTGGTATAGATTAAATTCTTGTTTTAAAATACCATTCACCCGCTCTGCGATAGCATTATCATAAGGGCTTCCATTTTGCGTCATGCTAATTTGTACATTTTGGCTGATCAATAATTGGACATAATCGTCACAGCAGTATTGAATTCCCCTGTCAGAGTGATGAATAAGAGGTCTTTTTGGGTATAATCTTGATTTTAACGCCATCTGAAATGCTTTTATGCATCCTTCTGCTTTTAAGTTTCGACTTAAGTTATAACCTACAATTTTTCTTGAATAAGCATCTGTAATCAAACTAAGATAGATAAAACCTTTTTTGTTTTTAAATAGGTAATATCGCTCACCCATATTTCTTCTGCCATTATAGCTTTACGTCTTTGCACCAGATCCGGCCATTTCTTAAAATGATGAAAGGAATTGGTCGTTCTGGCATATAATCTCCGGGGCTTAACCAGCAAATTATTTTCCTTTAATAAGCAGAAAAAAGCATCTCTTCCCATCGAAATCTGATGAGCAGATAGGAATTTTTGCAGCATGGAGTGCATCTTAAGGCCGCCGATGTGGGGCAATTCACTTTTTATTTGTCGAACCTGTTCTATCACTAAAGTTCTTTGTAGTTGTTTCTGTCCCTTATTTTCAGCTAGCTGATACCAACCTTGACGACTTCTACCAAACAAAGCACAAATTGTTGTTAGGGAAATTTCATGATATATTTCTTTCATTTGTCCTACTGTTTGGTACCAGGCTTTTTTACAATATCTACCCCCATTTCCCGTTCGGCATTACGAATGAGCATTTCTAATGCGGTGATCTTAAGTTTTGCCAACGCTAATTCCTCTTCAAGCTTAGCGGTGTTTGAGGGCGTTAATTCCGCAGGAGAACTTGTCTCTGGGGCTGGGTCAGGATGATGCTTATTGTACCACTTTACAAAGTAAAATACATTGTCTGAATTTAAATTGTATTTCTTGCCAACCTGACTGGCGCTATAGTCACCCAAAATATATTCTCGGGCAACTGCAATTTTAAAACTGTCTTCGAATAAAGGAGTACGACCTTTGCTCTTTCCTTTTCTTGGTTTTTCCATTGTTCTTTTAAAGTTAGGATTTTGTCCAAACTTGTAAAGTGGATTTAGGAACGGACAGTTATTTTTAGGGCATTCAGGTAAATATACTAATTTTTTAGGAAAATAGCTAGGTGAAATGGGTTAAATTCTTATTCTTAAAAAACCCTTCCTGGTTTAAGTCTTAGTGCGTAAATGCAAGGAGTGTAAGGATGACTTAAACGAGGGAAGGATGCGTCTCAAAAAATAATTCATTAAACAAAAACAGCGGAAAATTAATCCGCTGTTTTTACAAGAAAATATCAATAACAACTTAATCCTCTAAAATCAATATTTCTTCAACCAATTTTTCCCAATCATCATGAAATTTGATTAATAAATCTTTAGCTTGAGTATATTTTGCATTGGTTTCAGCAAGCTTAGTTACATTACTATAAACTTCTTCTTTAGCAATTTCGGCTTCAAATTTTTCCACCTCAGCTTTTTGTAAAATGATGTCTTCTTCCAGTTTCTTCAATTGCGTATTTAGCTTTTTCAATTGCTTATTCACATCATCAGACATTACTTTAGGTTCTTCCTTCTTAGGCTTTTCTTTCTTTACGTCTTTAACATTTGTCGAGCTTTTCTCACGTTTAGATTGCCATTCTTCGTACTCCTCATAAGTACCCGGATATTGCTTGATTTTCTTATCTTCAATGAACCAAATTTTATTGGCAATATTATCAAGGAAATAACGATCGTGGGATACTGTAATGAAAGTACCCTCATATTGTTGTAAAGCTTGTATCAGAATGTTTACCGATTGGATATCCAGGTGGTTTGTAGGCTCATCTAAAATCAGGAAATTAGAATCGGTTGTTAAAGATTTAGCTAAAGCTACTCTGGATTTCTCACCGCCCGATAGTACGCGGATTTTCTTAAAAACATCATCTCCTGTAAACAGGAAACAACCAAGAAGCGATCTTAATTCAGTATCGGTATGTTTTGGTGCAAAAGATTGCAATTCTTCCAGAATGGAATTTTCCAAATGAAGAGATTCCAATTGATGCTGCGCAAAGAAGGTTTCCGTAACATTATGGCCTGTTTCGCATGTTCCCTGAAAAGGCTCAGTACCAGCAATCATACGCAATAGAGTAGACTTACCTTTACCATTAGCACCAATTAGTGCAATTTTATCACCTTTTTCTATTACAGCTTCCGCGTCTTCTAAAATATCAATGGCAGGGTAACTTTTAGTCGCATGCTCAATACGGATTACATGTCTTCCCGATGGTTTAGTAAATTTAAACTGAAAGTTCACAGTAGGGTTTTCGTCATCGACATCTTCCACCCGGTCCATTCTTTCTAAAGCTTTGATCCTGGATTGCGCCATTTTCGCTTTTGAAGCCTTCGCCCGGAAACGTTCAATCAGTTTTTCTTCCTGCTTGATCTTTGCCTGTTGGTTTTTATATTCACCGCGTTGAATTTCAGATCGAAGCCCTTTTTCTTCCACGTAGAAACTGTAATTACCAGAATAAGAAGTTAATTTGCCTTTTCTTGATTCGACAATACGGTTAACAATTTTATCGAGGAAATAACGGTCATGAGAAACAATAACAATAGCTCCCTCAAAACTAGATAAGTAGTTCTCCAACCATTTAATAGAAGGTAAATCCATATGGTTGGTTGGCTCATCCAGTAAAAGGATATCCGGATCCTGTAAAAGAATTCTGGCCAGCATAACACGCATTCTCCAACCTCCCGAAAAGGTATTTAAAGGACGATGCTGATCTTCCGAACTGAAACCCAAACCCGCCAGTATCTCGTTAGCACGATATTCGATATTATAACCGTCCAATGCAGCAAATTCTTCCTGTTTGACGCTTAGTTTATTTAAAACTTCATCGGAATAATCAGTCTCCATTTTCTTTAGAAGTTCCTCTATTTCATCATGCAGCTGGTTCTGACGCTCGAAAGCTTCCATAGCAACATGCAAAATGCTATTGTGTGATTCGTAAGACAATAAATCCTGATTCAAATAACCAATCTTCAAGTCTTTCGACATCGATATTGTTCCTGAAGTAGGAGTGTATTCACCTACAATCAGTTTTAGTAAAGTTGATTTTCCAGTACCATTGGCACCTATAAGGCCCACGCGATCGCCGGGTTTTATATGCCAATTGGCTTCATCATATAAGGCTCTGGAGCCTATTAAAAAACTTAAATCGTTGATTGAAATCATGAGGCTGCAAAGGTAAGTAAATTTGGCGTTTTATAAATCAGCGTTTTATGTTTTATGAGCTAAGGATTACGAAATATTGAAGCGATTCGATGTAGGAGGCCAACAACTAAAAACTCATTCGCTATGGCGCTAGTTATCCGGATCATTTTTAAAGAAGGGTTTATTGTACACTTTCCGTCTGAAATCCTAATCACTTTTACACACTTTTTTGTACGTGTTTGAAATTAAATTTGCCCTTCTGCGCTAGTTTATTTAAGAGCTTCCAGTAGTGCTCATGATGTAATCCATTCCTTCTTCGGATTCCTTTCGTTTCTTTTACGTTTCTCCTTCACTTCTCCGTACCATCTTCCTTTCAAGGCTTACGATTGTCCTACGTTCCTCTTACGTTTCTCTTACGGTACAAAGGAAAATCGCAGGAGGAATCTAAGCAAACCGATGAATTTGTTCTGGTTTTGGTTATGATCAGTTGCGGTAATCTGCAACGGAACCTACGATATAGTGTAAGACAAAGGCCATTATATCAGGCTTCTATTTCCTAATCTTGAAAATTACTTTAAGTGAAGTTCGGTTATGTAGGTTGCAGCAGCTACGTGAATATAGAAGAATAATTTTTGTTTTTATTCAGATAATATTAATATTTGGGGAATTTATAAGCACCCAATTAAATCGATAAAACCACACAAAGGAAGCATTGCTGGTCTGAAGGAATAAATATTTCCAGAGTTAGCTATCAAAATTATGGCAATTAAACCTCTCGACAATGAAACCGAATTATTGGCAAAAATTGCCGAAGGAGATCATATTGCTTTTTCGGAACTTTTTACTTATTACCGGAAATATGTGTTTTCTTTTGGGAGTAGACTAATGCGTTCAGAAGAGGTAGCCGAAGAAGTGGTACAGGAAGTATTTACCAAAATATGGAGAGGACGAGAGAAGTTAAAGACCATAGACAATTTTGCTGGTTACCTGAGTATATTGGTTCGCAACCATTCCTTTGATTTACTGAGACAGCTTGCCCGTCAGCAAAAAACAGGAGGAGAGATAGTTTTGTTATTTTCAGAAGAAGACAACAGTACCCAAAACGAAATAGATTACAGAGAGACCGTTAGAATATTAGATGAAGTGCTGGATGTCTTGCCAGAACAACAACGAAGAGCTTATACACTCTGTCATTTAGAAGGGCTGAAATATGAAGAAGCCGCTACCATAATGAATATTTCTGCAACGACAGTGAATTACCATATGAAGTTGGCATTGAAGAATATCAGGCAACATTTATTAAAAAATGGACTGTCTTACCAGATCATCTTGTTCTTGTTTTATAAGTTTTGAAATAATTTAACTGCAAAGTGTAGAAAGAAATGTCTGGAGAAGGAAGTTTGTTTGTCCATATTTGATGGCCGATAGTCCATAATTAGATTTACTGATGAT
This genomic interval from Pseudopedobacter saltans DSM 12145 contains the following:
- a CDS encoding DDE-type integrase/transposase/recombinase; this encodes MGERYYLFKNKKGFIYLSLITDAYSRKIVGYNLSRNLKAEGCIKAFQMALKSRLYPKRPLIHHSDRGIQYCCDDYVQLLISQNVQISMTQNGSPYDNAIAERVNGILKQEFNLYQSFDSYQKAKDAVENAIISYNQIRPHFSCQLQTPQAKHASSNAW
- a CDS encoding transposase — its product is MEKPRKGKSKGRTPLFEDSFKIAVAREYILGDYSASQVGKKYNLNSDNVFYFVKWYNKHHPDPAPETSSPAELTPSNTAKLEEELALAKLKITALEMLIRNAEREMGVDIVKKPGTKQ
- a CDS encoding ABC-F family ATP-binding cassette domain-containing protein encodes the protein MISINDLSFLIGSRALYDEANWHIKPGDRVGLIGANGTGKSTLLKLIVGEYTPTSGTISMSKDLKIGYLNQDLLSYESHNSILHVAMEAFERQNQLHDEIEELLKKMETDYSDEVLNKLSVKQEEFAALDGYNIEYRANEILAGLGFSSEDQHRPLNTFSGGWRMRVMLARILLQDPDILLLDEPTNHMDLPSIKWLENYLSSFEGAIVIVSHDRYFLDKIVNRIVESRKGKLTSYSGNYSFYVEEKGLRSEIQRGEYKNQQAKIKQEEKLIERFRAKASKAKMAQSRIKALERMDRVEDVDDENPTVNFQFKFTKPSGRHVIRIEHATKSYPAIDILEDAEAVIEKGDKIALIGANGKGKSTLLRMIAGTEPFQGTCETGHNVTETFFAQHQLESLHLENSILEELQSFAPKHTDTELRSLLGCFLFTGDDVFKKIRVLSGGEKSRVALAKSLTTDSNFLILDEPTNHLDIQSVNILIQALQQYEGTFITVSHDRYFLDNIANKIWFIEDKKIKQYPGTYEEYEEWQSKREKSSTNVKDVKKEKPKKEEPKVMSDDVNKQLKKLNTQLKKLEEDIILQKAEVEKFEAEIAKEEVYSNVTKLAETNAKYTQAKDLLIKFHDDWEKLVEEILILED
- a CDS encoding RNA polymerase sigma factor, with the translated sequence MAIKPLDNETELLAKIAEGDHIAFSELFTYYRKYVFSFGSRLMRSEEVAEEVVQEVFTKIWRGREKLKTIDNFAGYLSILVRNHSFDLLRQLARQQKTGGEIVLLFSEEDNSTQNEIDYRETVRILDEVLDVLPEQQRRAYTLCHLEGLKYEEAATIMNISATTVNYHMKLALKNIRQHLLKNGLSYQIILFLFYKF